The Haloplanus salinarum genome includes a region encoding these proteins:
- a CDS encoding DUF7344 domain-containing protein has product MNIGLLKTDDVLPETDIHDILRNDRRRNVIKCLQDRGREVSLRDLAVHIAEIETDESPPPSNIRDSVYVSLHQTHLPKLDDAGIVDYDSDRKTIILRKPARQVDLYMEVVTRYGVTWATYYRAVGTLSLLTIVLASTDTPLVSAVDPLLWASFFLLAIAASTLYQFWSRRWLYLQQLL; this is encoded by the coding sequence ATGAACATCGGACTACTCAAGACGGACGACGTACTTCCCGAAACGGACATCCACGACATCCTTCGGAATGACCGACGGCGAAACGTCATCAAGTGTCTCCAGGATCGGGGACGCGAGGTGTCGCTCCGGGATCTGGCAGTCCACATCGCCGAGATCGAGACCGACGAATCACCACCACCGAGTAACATCCGCGACAGCGTCTACGTCTCGCTCCACCAGACCCATCTGCCGAAACTGGACGACGCGGGCATCGTCGACTACGACAGCGACCGGAAGACGATCATCCTTCGGAAACCGGCCCGACAGGTGGACCTGTATATGGAAGTAGTCACACGCTACGGCGTCACCTGGGCGACGTACTATCGTGCCGTCGGCACGCTCTCCTTGCTCACGATCGTACTCGCGTCGACCGACACGCCCCTCGTGTCCGCCGTCGATCCGCTCCTCTGGGCGTCGTTTTTCCTCCTCGCCATCGCCGCCTCGACGCTCTACCAGTTCTGGTCCCGCCGCTGGCTCTATCTCCAACAACTCCTGTGA
- a CDS encoding CalY family protein, whose translation MTDERFDISRRKALAALGTIGVASAGAGLGTSAYFSDQETFENNQLVAGTLDVGVGYSAHYSDWMANEEGTPEDENVDSLRMWDGPINTTGGSGDLTGDEVGLPADDAWLIAVGDEDDAEEFLDNTEYQSFNDDGLDDCPLDDGEQADDAEAPVINLEDVKPGDFGEVTFDFRICDNPGFVWLNGQLESAAENGLTEPEADDPQEDGDADSTDPEDVELLDVVQTAVWVDDGDNYQDGEEEPLAVQSLRDLLMDLDDDGNRAGVPLAGNTSPEEGGAAADARNCFAGDEKHSFVFAWWVPIDHGNQIQSDQASFRLGLYTEQCRHNDGSGMNNEGLEDEVDDDQETSTPAPS comes from the coding sequence ATGACGGACGAACGATTCGACATCTCACGGCGGAAGGCCCTCGCGGCCTTGGGGACGATCGGCGTCGCCTCGGCCGGTGCGGGGCTCGGGACCAGCGCGTACTTCTCCGATCAGGAGACGTTCGAGAACAACCAGCTCGTGGCCGGCACGCTCGACGTGGGTGTTGGTTACTCGGCGCATTACTCTGACTGGATGGCAAACGAGGAGGGGACCCCGGAAGACGAAAACGTCGACAGTCTCCGGATGTGGGATGGGCCGATAAATACGACCGGTGGTTCGGGCGATCTTACGGGCGACGAGGTCGGGCTTCCCGCGGACGACGCGTGGCTAATCGCCGTCGGAGACGAAGATGATGCCGAAGAGTTCCTCGACAATACCGAGTACCAGTCGTTCAACGACGACGGACTGGACGACTGTCCGCTTGACGATGGTGAGCAGGCTGACGACGCAGAGGCTCCGGTGATCAATCTCGAGGACGTGAAGCCGGGCGACTTCGGTGAGGTTACGTTCGACTTCAGAATCTGTGACAACCCCGGCTTCGTGTGGCTAAACGGCCAACTCGAATCCGCCGCGGAGAACGGTCTCACCGAACCCGAAGCCGACGATCCGCAGGAGGATGGCGACGCAGATTCGACCGACCCGGAAGACGTCGAACTCCTCGACGTCGTCCAAACGGCTGTCTGGGTCGACGATGGGGACAACTATCAGGACGGTGAGGAAGAGCCGCTGGCCGTTCAATCCTTGCGCGACCTCTTGATGGATCTCGACGACGATGGCAACCGGGCTGGAGTTCCCCTCGCTGGAAACACCTCCCCGGAGGAAGGCGGTGCTGCGGCCGACGCCCGAAACTGCTTCGCGGGCGACGAGAAGCACTCGTTCGTCTTCGCGTGGTGGGTTCCGATCGACCACGGCAACCAGATCCAGAGCGATCAAGCTTCGTTCCGACTCGGCCTCTACACCGAACAGTGCCGCCACAACGACGGCAGCGGCATGAACAACGAAGGGCTCGAGGACGAGGTCGACGACGACCAGGAGACGTCGACCCCGGCTCCCTCGTAG
- a CDS encoding vWA domain-containing protein, which yields MTDGEFDISRRKALAALGTIGVASAGAGLGTSAYFSDQETFENNRLVAGELDLKMDWEEHYSDWSADENDNPDDGSLDIRMEEPENSGDYTRYPAGVEDETEGLHSLWVANGDVPQFQDNTAIEAFPDDDDDGIASYGDLVDNNASDEGFPGNDENDLSPTACDILADVGDDDGGLSSDSRTNATIDGQTTSPGDPLINLQDVKPGDFGEVTFSTHLCDNDGYLWMNAPGGLTADETGTTEPEADDPEEGEGVELVDTVQTALWYDNNCDNVPQEDPEPVDVIAIADTSASISDEDPDNQLELLTQGANAFVEELPNGTLPSGSRAGEEIVRIGLMSFAGGEDIDTPVSLEATVGPVDQFLDGDGNGIAGDFLPDETAGNTPMAGALDIARGILNDPSLDGVRESDVDKKILLVTDGAPNYSYGIIETGLPNAGEEGVQYGVDYNGTSIYSEKFVEGIHPENDDGDGGTPGLGNDPFEGSDDFPDGGEESTSSDQERYETWQIASEGSDYGFTAINGDTTNDDDGMEILVAGIANEDVGLGDALDSYLQMRIASTPSQFYDTNFSADIRDTARQIARDVAAGGAGGEEYIFRGETLADAIDRLSDGNGIPLDGDRTTEGRQCFDASATHCFGFSWWVPIDHGNEIQSDAASFDIGFYTEQCRHNDGSGMNNEEVTPAETDA from the coding sequence ATGACGGACGGCGAATTCGACATCTCACGGCGGAAGGCGCTGGCCGCGCTCGGCACGATCGGCGTCGCCTCGGCAGGGGCCGGACTCGGCACGAGTGCGTACTTCAGCGACCAGGAAACGTTCGAGAACAACCGGCTCGTGGCCGGCGAGCTGGACCTGAAGATGGACTGGGAGGAGCACTACTCCGACTGGTCCGCGGACGAGAACGACAATCCGGACGACGGGTCCCTCGACATCCGGATGGAGGAACCGGAGAACTCGGGCGACTACACGCGATATCCCGCCGGTGTGGAGGACGAGACCGAAGGGCTCCATTCCCTCTGGGTTGCGAACGGCGACGTGCCGCAGTTCCAGGACAACACCGCCATCGAGGCGTTCCCCGACGACGACGACGACGGCATCGCCAGTTACGGTGACTTGGTGGACAACAACGCCAGCGACGAGGGCTTCCCCGGCAACGACGAGAACGATCTCTCGCCGACAGCCTGCGATATCCTGGCGGACGTCGGCGACGACGACGGTGGACTCAGCTCCGATTCGCGGACGAACGCCACCATCGACGGACAGACGACCAGCCCCGGCGATCCGCTGATCAACTTACAGGACGTGAAGCCGGGTGACTTCGGCGAGGTCACGTTCAGTACGCACCTCTGTGACAACGACGGCTACCTCTGGATGAACGCTCCGGGTGGTCTCACGGCGGACGAGACCGGAACGACTGAGCCCGAAGCCGACGATCCGGAGGAAGGAGAGGGCGTCGAACTCGTGGACACAGTGCAGACGGCACTCTGGTACGACAATAACTGTGATAACGTCCCACAGGAGGACCCGGAGCCGGTCGATGTAATCGCAATCGCGGACACTTCGGCGTCGATCAGTGACGAAGATCCGGACAACCAGCTCGAACTACTGACACAGGGGGCGAACGCGTTCGTCGAAGAGCTGCCGAACGGTACGTTACCGAGCGGCTCACGAGCAGGCGAGGAAATCGTCCGGATCGGCCTGATGTCGTTCGCTGGCGGTGAGGACATCGATACCCCCGTGTCTCTTGAGGCGACCGTCGGACCTGTCGATCAGTTCCTCGACGGCGACGGAAACGGGATCGCAGGTGACTTTCTCCCCGACGAGACGGCGGGTAACACGCCAATGGCCGGCGCCCTCGATATCGCTCGGGGGATCCTCAATGATCCCTCGCTCGATGGCGTCCGCGAATCCGACGTCGACAAGAAGATTCTCCTCGTCACTGACGGTGCCCCGAACTACAGCTACGGGATCATCGAAACCGGTCTACCAAACGCGGGCGAGGAAGGCGTCCAGTACGGCGTTGATTACAACGGTACGTCGATATACTCCGAGAAGTTCGTCGAAGGAATCCATCCGGAGAACGACGATGGCGACGGCGGAACGCCCGGTCTTGGCAACGACCCGTTCGAGGGTTCGGACGACTTCCCCGATGGTGGCGAGGAGTCCACGTCGTCTGACCAAGAACGCTACGAGACGTGGCAGATCGCCAGCGAGGGATCGGACTACGGCTTCACCGCAATCAACGGCGACACCACAAACGACGACGACGGGATGGAGATACTCGTGGCCGGCATCGCGAACGAAGATGTGGGCCTCGGCGATGCACTCGACTCCTATCTCCAGATGCGTATCGCATCGACGCCGAGCCAGTTCTACGACACCAATTTCAGCGCCGATATTAGGGATACTGCCCGTCAGATCGCTCGCGACGTCGCTGCGGGCGGCGCCGGCGGCGAGGAGTACATCTTCCGGGGAGAGACGCTCGCGGACGCCATCGATCGCCTCTCCGACGGGAACGGCATCCCGCTCGACGGCGACCGGACCACCGAAGGCCGGCAGTGTTTCGACGCCTCCGCGACCCACTGCTTCGGCTTCTCGTGGTGGGTGCCGATCGATCACGGCAACGAGATACAGAGCGACGCCGCCTCCTTCGACATCGGCTTCTACACCGAGCAGTGCCGCCACAACGACGGCAGCGGCATGAACAACGAGGAGGTCACGCCCGCGGAAACCGACGCCTGA
- a CDS encoding signal peptidase I → MNVRSLSDRNTLRLAMNVLGVLIIVAIVVPFIVYAVPGVVGADHGLVVLSGSMEPKMSPGDAVIVREVPPSEIETGDVITFQREGSDTPTTHRVIEIQQTEEGTAYVTKGDANEDPDRGTVAHSRVVGEVIFVIPLLGHVVQFANTQVGFLALVLTPMVLFVLSELWELAKSVREPDTPAATTATDEPSVTSASSTAAGADVGTGATGDTDEESGGFTLTRSSLQLILLLLVLYAPYSAYVAYTIREAWAITAATGTVIALLFCLVIYLASRGAGSDSKPTVARSTDGIVRHGELPARIGERTTVPLDSIESLVQMALDRDNWVIYDEDEDTYYVARDDALYLHRTSPETDGGVTVEAAGTEDDRVSTDESTTGGGGS, encoded by the coding sequence ATGAACGTGCGTTCGCTGAGCGATCGGAACACGCTCCGGCTGGCGATGAACGTCCTCGGCGTGCTGATCATCGTCGCCATCGTGGTGCCCTTTATCGTGTACGCGGTGCCGGGCGTGGTCGGCGCCGACCACGGGCTGGTCGTCCTGTCCGGCAGCATGGAGCCGAAGATGAGTCCCGGTGACGCGGTCATCGTCCGCGAAGTTCCGCCGTCGGAGATCGAAACGGGGGACGTCATCACCTTCCAGCGGGAGGGCTCCGACACGCCGACGACCCACCGCGTGATCGAGATCCAGCAGACGGAGGAGGGCACCGCCTACGTTACCAAGGGTGACGCCAACGAGGACCCCGATAGGGGGACCGTTGCACACAGCCGCGTGGTCGGCGAGGTGATCTTCGTGATCCCGCTTCTCGGTCACGTGGTCCAGTTCGCGAACACCCAGGTCGGGTTCCTCGCGCTCGTGCTCACCCCGATGGTGTTGTTCGTCCTCTCGGAACTCTGGGAGCTGGCGAAGTCGGTCCGTGAGCCGGACACGCCGGCCGCGACGACGGCGACCGACGAGCCGTCGGTCACGTCGGCGTCCTCGACGGCCGCTGGCGCCGACGTCGGAACGGGCGCGACCGGTGACACCGACGAGGAGAGCGGCGGGTTCACACTCACCCGTTCGAGCCTCCAACTGATCTTGCTCCTGTTGGTGCTGTACGCCCCGTACAGCGCCTACGTTGCGTACACGATCCGGGAGGCGTGGGCGATCACCGCTGCGACCGGAACCGTGATCGCGCTCCTGTTCTGTCTGGTGATCTATCTGGCTAGTCGCGGCGCGGGAAGTGACTCGAAGCCGACGGTGGCCCGATCGACCGACGGCATCGTCCGCCACGGAGAACTCCCGGCACGGATCGGCGAACGGACGACGGTTCCGCTGGATTCGATCGAGTCGCTTGTCCAGATGGCGCTCGACCGCGACAACTGGGTCATCTACGACGAGGACGAGGACACGTACTACGTGGCTCGGGACGACGCGCTGTACCTGCACCGCACCTCCCCCGAGACGGACGGCGGGGTGACGGTGGAGGCGGCCGGTACCGAGGACGACCGGGTGTCGACCGACGAGTCGACGACTGGAGGTGGCGGTTCGTGA
- a CDS encoding PGF-pre-PGF domain-containing protein: MSSLDQPGFDWTAVVALVAMFVVVASATGAGTYTVLSDDENVSANVTIQPNVQHGMVEVTPVQCSPTIRSDDPSKVDITNVEVLGSEEVAERETCARITFWLSPSLFEGTNQSPDDAALMHKHDGGWWKLNTTVSSTDLGLLSFSALTDKFSPFAVAVPTGPATTVQNGTTINETTINGTTNTTVNSTTADEPVNGTTANATPTDGTANETGSNDPVQNSSTTGSENGSAPTDNTSETGAAGSSGAPSGSDDSDTDAGTPSDDGSADDNDESASDESETDDGDSTDEDSDSEDSDSEDSESEDSDSEDSDSEDESDSDDDSDSDDDSDSDDDSDSEDGSDSEDSESEDDDSTDESDSEDSDSEDSDSEDSDSEDSDSEDESDSEDPDSEDSDSDDDSDSEDSDSEDSDSDDDSDSEDSDSEDSDSDDDSDSEDGDSTDDSDSEDSDSEDSESEDDDSTDESDSDDDSDSDDDSDSEDGDSTDDSDSDDESDSKDGDSTDDSDSDDGSSSDESDTGGDGSSSDDSSSDTDDGGDSSGDTSGDSTSGDSSSDGGDSTSGGDDTSSGDSSDGDSSGDSSSGGSSSDGGDSSGGSDSSSGGSDSSSGGSDGGSSSDGGDSSGGSDSSSGGSDGGSSSGGGDSSGGSDGGSSGSDGSSSEDGSG; encoded by the coding sequence ATGTCATCGCTCGACCAACCCGGATTCGACTGGACAGCCGTGGTCGCACTCGTCGCCATGTTCGTGGTCGTCGCCTCCGCGACCGGCGCGGGGACGTACACGGTGTTGTCCGACGACGAGAACGTCTCGGCGAACGTGACGATCCAACCCAACGTCCAACACGGGATGGTCGAGGTCACCCCCGTCCAGTGTTCACCGACTATCAGATCCGACGATCCCTCGAAAGTGGACATAACGAACGTCGAGGTCCTCGGCTCCGAGGAGGTGGCCGAGCGGGAGACCTGTGCGCGCATCACGTTCTGGCTCAGCCCGTCGCTGTTCGAGGGAACGAACCAATCGCCCGACGACGCCGCCCTGATGCACAAACACGACGGCGGTTGGTGGAAACTCAACACGACGGTCTCGTCGACCGATCTCGGACTCCTGTCCTTCTCGGCGTTGACCGACAAGTTCAGTCCGTTCGCGGTGGCCGTCCCGACCGGACCGGCCACCACCGTCCAGAACGGGACGACGATCAACGAGACGACGATCAACGGGACGACGAACACCACGGTCAACTCCACGACGGCCGACGAGCCGGTCAACGGGACGACGGCGAACGCGACGCCGACCGACGGGACGGCGAACGAAACGGGATCGAACGACCCCGTGCAGAACTCGTCAACGACGGGCTCCGAGAACGGGTCCGCACCGACGGACAACACGTCCGAAACCGGGGCAGCTGGCAGCTCCGGTGCCCCGAGTGGTTCCGACGACAGCGACACCGACGCCGGTACGCCGAGCGACGATGGCTCGGCGGACGACAACGACGAGTCGGCGAGTGATGAGTCGGAGACCGACGACGGTGATTCGACGGACGAGGACTCCGACAGCGAGGACTCCGACAGCGAGGACTCCGAGAGTGAGGACTCAGACAGCGAGGACTCCGACAGCGAGGACGAGTCCGACAGCGACGACGACTCCGACAGCGACGACGACTCCGACAGCGACGACGACTCCGATAGTGAGGACGGCTCCGACAGCGAGGACTCCGAGAGTGAAGACGATGACTCGACGGACGAGTCCGACAGCGAGGACTCCGACAGCGAGGACTCCGACAGCGAGGACTCCGACAGCGAGGACTCCGACAGCGAGGACGAGTCCGACAGCGAGGACCCCGACAGCGAGGACTCCGACAGCGACGACGACTCCGACAGCGAGGATTCCGACAGCGAGGACTCCGACAGCGACGACGACTCCGACAGCGAGGATTCCGACAGCGAGGACTCCGACAGCGACGACGACTCCGATAGTGAGGACGGTGACTCGACGGACGACTCCGACAGCGAGGACTCCGACAGCGAGGACTCCGAGAGTGAAGACGATGACTCGACGGACGAGTCCGACAGCGACGACGACTCCGACAGCGACGACGACTCCGATAGCGAGGACGGTGACTCGACGGACGACTCCGACAGCGACGACGAGTCCGACAGCAAGGACGGTGACTCGACGGACGACTCCGACAGTGACGACGGATCGTCGAGCGACGAGTCCGACACCGGTGGCGACGGGTCGTCGAGTGACGATTCGAGTTCGGATACCGACGACGGCGGCGACTCCAGCGGTGACACTTCCGGCGACTCGACGAGCGGGGATTCGTCCAGCGACGGCGGTGACTCGACGAGCGGTGGAGACGACACCTCGAGCGGTGATTCGTCGGACGGCGACTCGAGCGGCGATTCGTCGAGCGGTGGCTCGTCCAGTGACGGCGGCGATTCGTCCGGCGGCAGTGACTCGTCGTCCGGCGGCAGTGACTCGTCGTCCGGCGGCTCGGATGGTGGCTCGTCCAGTGACGGCGGCGATTCGTCCGGCGGCAGTGACTCGTCGTCCGGCGGCTCGGATGGTGGCTCGTCAAGTGGCGGCGGCGATTCGTCCGGCGGCTCGGATGGTGGCTCGTCCGGATCGGACGGTAGTTCCTCGGAGGATGGATCCGGATAA
- a CDS encoding HD domain-containing protein produces the protein MGVEIKESAVSDEEFAEMKQFVSDYLVASVENERDGGRMRWYPWHSAEYRFNHTLNVVDLATEIADREGADIDVVRVAALFHDIAKLEAEQERHADEGARVAREYLATHGDYPQSFVDQVTQSIREHSYQGPLSDVSLETRCLIEGDILDKVGANGTVLMLLRMGYESRTHMDAGEMIDRVLERGRDAARRVESDAAEGIAHQRLKRVKWFREWLSEEIPGLEGRSDDDES, from the coding sequence GTGGGGGTTGAGATCAAGGAGTCGGCCGTCTCCGACGAGGAGTTCGCGGAGATGAAGCAGTTCGTCTCGGACTACCTCGTGGCGAGCGTCGAGAACGAGCGCGACGGCGGGCGGATGCGGTGGTATCCGTGGCACAGCGCCGAGTATCGCTTCAACCACACGCTGAACGTGGTGGACCTGGCGACGGAGATCGCCGACCGCGAGGGTGCCGATATCGACGTCGTTCGCGTCGCCGCGCTCTTTCACGACATCGCGAAACTCGAAGCCGAACAGGAGCGCCACGCCGACGAGGGGGCTCGCGTCGCCCGCGAGTATCTCGCCACGCACGGCGACTACCCCCAGTCGTTCGTCGATCAGGTGACACAGTCGATCCGCGAACACTCCTATCAGGGCCCACTTTCGGACGTCTCCCTGGAGACGCGGTGTCTCATCGAGGGCGATATCCTCGACAAAGTCGGCGCCAACGGCACCGTATTGATGCTTCTCCGCATGGGTTACGAGTCGCGCACGCATATGGACGCCGGCGAGATGATCGACCGCGTCCTCGAACGCGGCCGCGACGCCGCACGGCGCGTCGAGAGCGACGCCGCGGAGGGAATCGCCCACCAGCGGCTCAAGCGGGTGAAGTGGTTCCGCGAGTGGCTCAGCGAGGAGATTCCCGGACTCGAAGGGCGAAGCGACGACGACGAATCGTAA